In Scatophagus argus isolate fScaArg1 chromosome 7, fScaArg1.pri, whole genome shotgun sequence, a genomic segment contains:
- the sin3aa gene encoding SIN3 transcription regulator family member Aa isoform X1 — translation MKRRLEDQETVFASQQRRLAGNAEAFQHRVLAPAPAPAVYEAVPDNMQPTAGVQYSVPQGYQVPTVAQNSGGHGHTPSPAVHGGSHHHSPAVQSHGPSVMSGHSHTAAPQASAQGQQQFQRLKVEDALSYLDQVKLQFGNQPQVYNDFLDIMKEFKSQSIDTPGVISRVSQLFKGHPDLIMGFNTFLPPGYKIEVQTNDLVNVTTPGQIHHITPHGISVQNIPITGATTQHPAQLPPASTTTASPLLTQPTPAKMSKPLQPQALTPGSQSNPSIPAYTSPRSPPMQIHQPLSGTPTGPPIQNNQPVEFNHAINYVNKIKNRFQGQPDIYKAFLEILHTYQKEQRNAKEAGGNYTPALTEQEVYAQVARLFKNQEDLLSEFGQFLPDANSSVLLSKTTAEKAESVRNDHGGTAKKLQLNNKQRPNQNGCQIRRHPTPGATPPVKKKPKLLNLKDSSVAEASKHGVGTESLFFEKVRKALRSAEAYDNFLRCLVIFNQEVISRAELVQLVLPFLGKFPELFNWFKNFLGYREMSHIETYPKERATEGIAMEIDYASCKRLGSSYRALPKSYQQPKCTGRTPLCKEVRDGKRFSLSSSSTSQCLMIFNDIIYIHMTVFVSVQVLNDTWVSFPSWSEDSTFVSSKKTQYEEHIYRCEDERFELDVVLETNLAAIRVLETVQRKLSRMSAEEQAKFRLDNTLGGSSEVVHRKAIQRIYGDKAPDIIDGLKKNPAVSVPIVLKRLKTKEEEWREAQRGFNKIWREQNEKYYLKSLDHQGINFKQNDTKVLRSKSLLNEIESIYDERQEQASEENATPPTGPHLTLAYEDSQILEDAAALIIHHVKRQTSIQKEDKYKIKQIIYHFIPDMLFAQRGELSDVEEEEEEEEMDLEEGASKKHNGVPGSGSPSKSKLLFSNTAAQKLRSCDDAYNLFYVNNNWYIFLRLHQTLCSRLLRLYGQAERQIEEEVRERDWEREVLGLKKEKNDNPAIQLRLKEPMDIEVEDYYSAFLEMVKNLLDGNMEASQYEDSLREMFTIHAYIAFTMDKLIQSIVRQLQHIVSDEICVQVTDLYLSESSNGASGGTMSTQSSRSSAEAIYQRKAEQLMSDENCFKVMFLRNRGQVQLTVELLDTEEENSDEPMEAERWSDYVGRYLNPDSTTPELREHLAQKPVFLPRNLRRIRKYQKGREQLDKEACEGGKKSLEKEKMECMFKLNSYKMVYVFKSEDYMYRRTALLRAHQSHERVSTRLHKRFQAWVDAWVKEHVTRDMNGETNKWLMGEGRDGLLPCTTTRQPEVLHFMNINKYRVKYGPPNKAP, via the exons ATGAAGCGGCGACTGGAGGATCAGGAAACAGTTTTTGCGTCCCAGCAGCGACGCCTCGCTGGCAACGCAGAGGCTTTCCAGCATCGTGTCCTGGCCCCTGCTCCAGCCCCAGCTGTGTACGAGGCCGTGCCTGACAACATGCAGCCCACAGCAGGTGTCCAGTACTCCGTCCCCCAGGGATACCAG GTTCCCACCGTGGCCCAGAACAGTGGCGGGCATGGGCACACCCCGAGCCCAGCCGTCCATGGCGGGTCCCACCACCACAGTCCGGCGGTCCAGTCCCATGGGCCCTCCGTGATGTCAGGGCACAGCCATACAGCTGCTCCTCAAGCCTCTGCACAGGGCCAGCAGCAGTTCCAGAGGCTCAAG GTGGAAGATGCTTTGTCCTACTTGGACCAAGTGAAATTGCAGTTTGGCAACCAGCCTCAGGTCTACAATGACTTTCTGGATATAATGAAAGAGTTCAAGTCTCAAAG TATTGACACCCCTGGGGTCATCAGCAGAGTGTCACAGCTCTTCAAAGGTCACCCTGACCTCATCATGGGCTTCAACACCTTCCTGCCACCTGGATACAAGATCGAGGTCCAAACCAACGACCTGGTCAACGTGACTACCCCCGGGCAGATCCACCACATCACCCCACATGGCATTTCAGTCCAAAACATCCCCATAACAGGTGCAACTACCCAACATCCAGCCCAGCTCCCGCCCGCCTCAACCACCACCGCCTCGCCCCTGCTAACGCAGCCCACCCCTGCCAAGATGAGCAAG CCTCTGCAGCCACAGGCATTGACACCGGGAAGTCAGAGCAATCCGTCCATCCCTGCATACACTTCTCCTCGTTCCCCGCCAATGCAGATCCACCAGCCACTCAGCGGGACCCCCACTGGGCCACCCATTCAGAACAACCAGCCTGTGGAGTTCAACCACGCCATCAACTATGTCAACAAGATCAAGAACCGCTTCCAGGGCCAGCCCGACATCTACAAAGCCTTCCTGGAGATCCTCCACACGTACCAG AAGGAGCAGCGTAATGCAAAGGAGGCTGGTGGGAACTACACGCCGGCTCTGACGGAGCAGGAGGTGTACGCTCAGGTGGCGAGACTCTTCAAGAATCAAGAGGACCTGCTTTCAGagtttgggcagtttctccctGACGCCAACAGTTCAGTG CTGTTAAGTAAAACGACAGCTGAAAAGGCAGAATCTGTACGGAACGACCACGGCGGCACTGCCAAAAAGCTGCAGCTCAACAATAAACAGAGGCCCAATCAGAACGGCTGTCAGATCCGTCGTCATCCAACTCCCGGCGCCACGCCCCCTGTCAAG AAGAAGCCCAAGTTATTGAATTTGAAAGATTCCTCTGTGGCAGAGGCCAGCAAGCATGGGGTTGGGACAGAATCTCTGTTCTTTGAGAAG GTGCGCAAAGCCTTGCGAAGCGCAGAAGCCTACGACAACTTCCTGCGGTGTCTGGTCATCTTTAATCAGGAGGTGATTTCCAGGGCTGAACTCGTGCAGCTGGTGCTGCCCTTTTTAGG AAAATTCCCTGAGCTGTTCAACTGGTTTAAAAATTTCCTGGGATATCGAGAAATGTCCCACATCGAAACGTACCCTAAGGAACGGGCCACCGAGGGCATCGCCATGGAGATTGATTATGCTTCCTGTAAGAGGCTAGGCTCCAGTTACAGAGCGTTGCCCAAAAGCTACCAGCAGCCCAAGTGTACCGGCAGAACTCCGCTTTGTAAAGAGGTAAGAGATGGGAAACGTTTTTCACTAAGTTCTTCAAGTACCAGTCAGTGTCTTATGATATTTAATGACATTATTTACATCCATatgactgtgtttgtttctgtccagGTCTTAAACGACACCTGGGTCTCCTTCCCCTCCTGGTCTGAGGACTCCACGTTTGTCAGCTCCAAGAAAACTCAGTACGAGGAGCATATCTACAGATGTGAGGATGAACGCTTTGAG TTGGATGTGGTACTGGAGACCAACCTCGCAGCTATCAGAGTCCTGGAGACAGTACAGCGAAAGTTGTCCCGCATGTCTGCGGAGGAGCAGGCCAAGTTCCGCTTGGACAACACACTGGGTGGCTCCTCGGAGGTTGTGCACCGCAAAGCCATCCAGAGGATATATGGAGACAAGGCGCCCGACATCATCGATGGCCTGAAGAAAAACCCTGCCGTTTCTGTCCCCATTGTGTTAAAGAG GTTAAAGACCAAGGAGGAAGAGTGGCGGGAAGCTCAGCGAGGCTTCAACAAGATCTGGAGGGAGCAGAACGAGAAGTATTACCTCAAGTCTCTCGACCATCAAGGCATCAACTTCAAACAGAATGACACCAAAGTGCTTCGATCCAAGTCCCTGTTGAACGAAATCGAAAGCATTTATGATGAG CGCCAGGAGCAGGCGTCTGAGGAGAACGCCACTCCACCCACAGGCCCCCACCTGACGCTGGCGTACGAGGACAGCCAGATCCTGGAGGACGCAGCGGCGCTCATCATCCACCATGTCAAGCGACAGACCAGCATTCAGAAGGAGGACAAATACAAGATCAAACAGATCATCTACCACTTCATCCCCGACATGCTGTTCGCCCAGCGGGGCGAGCTTTCTgacgtggaggaggaggaggaggaagaggagatggatCTGGAGGAAGGCGCTTCCAAAAAGCACAACGGCGTCCCGGGCAGCGGGAGTCCCTCTAAGTCCAAGCTGCTGTTCAGCAACACGGCGGCGCAAAAGCTGCGCAGCTGTGACGACGCCTACAACCTCTTCTACGTCAACAACAACTGGTACATCTTCCTGCGACTGCACCAGACGTTGTGCTCGCGTCTGCTGCGGCTTTACGGCCAGGCGGAGCGACAGATCGAAGAAGAGGTCAGAGAACGAGACTGGGAGAGGGAAGTCCTTGGActaaagaaggagaagaacGACAATCCAGCCATCCAGCTGAGACTGAAGGAGCCCA TGGACATTGAGGTGGAAGATTACTACTCAGCCTTCTTGGAGATGGTTAAGAATTTGCTGGATGGAAACATGGAGGCATCTCAGTACGAGGACTCGCTGAGGGAAATGTTCACCATTCACGCTTACATCGCCTTCACAATGGACAAGCTCATCCAAAGCATCGTCCGGCAG CTCCAGCACATCGTGAGCGATGAGATCTGTGTCCAAGTAACAGACCTCTACCTCTCAGAGAGCTCTAACGGCGCCAGCGGAGGAACCATGTCCACCCAGTCTTCACGCAGCTCTGCAGAAGCCATCTACCAGCGGAAAGCCGAACAGCTCATGTCTGACGAGAACTGCTTCAAG GTGATGTTTTTGAGGAACAGGGGCCAGGTGCAGCTCACAGTGGAGCTGCTcgacacagaggaggagaactCAGACGAGCCCATGGAGGCCGAG cgTTGGTCTGATTATGTTGGACGCTACTTAAACCCAGATTCCACCACACCTGAGCTGAGGGAGCATCTTGCTCAGAAGCCAGTTTTTCTTCCCAG GAATCTGAGACGGATCAGGAAGTACCAGAAGGGCCGAGAGCAGCTGGACAAAGAGGCCTGTGAGGGTGGCAAGAAATCTctggaaaaggagaaaatggagTGCATGTTCAAACTCAACTCGTACAAGATGGTTTATGTCTTTAAGTCTGAGGATTACATGTACCGCCGCACTGCCCTGCTGCGAGCTCATCAG TCGCACGAGAGGGTGAGTACACGGCTGCACAAGCGCTTCCAGGCCTGGGTGGATGCGTGGGTCAAGGAGCACGTCACCCGCGACATGAATGGCGAGACCAACAAGTGGCTAATGGGCGAAGGGCGTGACGGCCTATTACCCTGCACCACCACCCGCCAGCCAGAGGTCCTTCACTTCATGAACATCAACAAGTACAGAGTGAAATACGGCCCGCCCAACAAGGCGCCATAG
- the sin3aa gene encoding SIN3 transcription regulator family member Aa isoform X3, translating into MAGVGKASSCNSRSLSSYEYEFIMKRRLEDQETVFASQQRRLAGNAEAFQHRVLAPAPAPAVYEAVPDNMQPTAGVQYSVPQGYQVPTVAQNSGGHGHTPSPAVHGGSHHHSPAVQSHGPSVMSGHSHTAAPQASAQGQQQFQRLKVEDALSYLDQVKLQFGNQPQVYNDFLDIMKEFKSQSIDTPGVISRVSQLFKGHPDLIMGFNTFLPPGYKIEVQTNDLVNVTTPGQIHHITPHGISVQNIPITGATTQHPAQLPPASTTTASPLLTQPTPAKMSKPLQPQALTPGSQSNPSIPAYTSPRSPPMQIHQPLSGTPTGPPIQNNQPVEFNHAINYVNKIKNRFQGQPDIYKAFLEILHTYQKEQRNAKEAGGNYTPALTEQEVYAQVARLFKNQEDLLSEFGQFLPDANSSVLLSKTTAEKAESVRNDHGGTAKKLQLNNKQRPNQNGCQIRRHPTPGATPPVKKKPKLLNLKDSSVAEASKHGVGTESLFFEKVRKALRSAEAYDNFLRCLVIFNQEVISRAELVQLVLPFLGKFPELFNWFKNFLGYREMSHIETYPKERATEGIAMEIDYASCKRLGSSYRALPKSYQQPKCTGRTPLCKEVRDGKRFSLSSSSTSQCLMIFNDIIYIHMTVFVSVQVLNDTWVSFPSWSEDSTFVSSKKTQYEEHIYRCEDERFELDVVLETNLAAIRVLETVQRKLSRMSAEEQAKFRLDNTLGGSSEVVHRKAIQRIYGDKAPDIIDGLKKNPAVSVPIVLKRLKTKEEEWREAQRGFNKIWREQNEKYYLKSLDHQGINFKQNDTKVLRSKSLLNEIESIYDERQEQASEENATPPTGPHLTLAYEDSQILEDAAALIIHHVKRQTSIQKEDKYKIKQIIYHFIPDMLFAQRGELSDVEEEEEEEEMDLEEGASKKHNGVPGSGSPSKSKLLFSNTAAQKLRSCDDAYNLFYVNNNWYIFLRLHQTLCSRLLRLYGQAERQIEEEVRERDWEREVLGLKKEKNDNPAIQLRLKEPMDIEVEDYYSAFLEMVKNLLDGNMEASQYEDSLREMFTIHAYIAFTMDKLIQSIVRQLQHIVSDEICVQVTDLYLSESSNGASGGTMSTQSSRSSAEAIYQRKAEQLMSDENCFKVMFLRNRGQVQLTVELLDTEEENSDEPMEAERWSDYVGRYLNPDSTTPELREHLAQKPVFLPRNLRRIRKYQKGREQLDKEACEGGKKSLEKEKMECMFKLNSYKMVYVFKSEDYMYRRTALLRAHQSHERVSTRLHKRFQAWVDAWVKEHVTRDMNGETNKWLMGEGRDGLLPCTTTRQPEVLHFMNINKYRVKYGPPNKAP; encoded by the exons ATGGCGGGCGTGGGGAAAGCGTCGAGCTGTAACTCGAG GTCTCTCAGCTCTTACGAGTATGAGTTCATAATGAAGCGGCGACTGGAGGATCAGGAAACAGTTTTTGCGTCCCAGCAGCGACGCCTCGCTGGCAACGCAGAGGCTTTCCAGCATCGTGTCCTGGCCCCTGCTCCAGCCCCAGCTGTGTACGAGGCCGTGCCTGACAACATGCAGCCCACAGCAGGTGTCCAGTACTCCGTCCCCCAGGGATACCAG GTTCCCACCGTGGCCCAGAACAGTGGCGGGCATGGGCACACCCCGAGCCCAGCCGTCCATGGCGGGTCCCACCACCACAGTCCGGCGGTCCAGTCCCATGGGCCCTCCGTGATGTCAGGGCACAGCCATACAGCTGCTCCTCAAGCCTCTGCACAGGGCCAGCAGCAGTTCCAGAGGCTCAAG GTGGAAGATGCTTTGTCCTACTTGGACCAAGTGAAATTGCAGTTTGGCAACCAGCCTCAGGTCTACAATGACTTTCTGGATATAATGAAAGAGTTCAAGTCTCAAAG TATTGACACCCCTGGGGTCATCAGCAGAGTGTCACAGCTCTTCAAAGGTCACCCTGACCTCATCATGGGCTTCAACACCTTCCTGCCACCTGGATACAAGATCGAGGTCCAAACCAACGACCTGGTCAACGTGACTACCCCCGGGCAGATCCACCACATCACCCCACATGGCATTTCAGTCCAAAACATCCCCATAACAGGTGCAACTACCCAACATCCAGCCCAGCTCCCGCCCGCCTCAACCACCACCGCCTCGCCCCTGCTAACGCAGCCCACCCCTGCCAAGATGAGCAAG CCTCTGCAGCCACAGGCATTGACACCGGGAAGTCAGAGCAATCCGTCCATCCCTGCATACACTTCTCCTCGTTCCCCGCCAATGCAGATCCACCAGCCACTCAGCGGGACCCCCACTGGGCCACCCATTCAGAACAACCAGCCTGTGGAGTTCAACCACGCCATCAACTATGTCAACAAGATCAAGAACCGCTTCCAGGGCCAGCCCGACATCTACAAAGCCTTCCTGGAGATCCTCCACACGTACCAG AAGGAGCAGCGTAATGCAAAGGAGGCTGGTGGGAACTACACGCCGGCTCTGACGGAGCAGGAGGTGTACGCTCAGGTGGCGAGACTCTTCAAGAATCAAGAGGACCTGCTTTCAGagtttgggcagtttctccctGACGCCAACAGTTCAGTG CTGTTAAGTAAAACGACAGCTGAAAAGGCAGAATCTGTACGGAACGACCACGGCGGCACTGCCAAAAAGCTGCAGCTCAACAATAAACAGAGGCCCAATCAGAACGGCTGTCAGATCCGTCGTCATCCAACTCCCGGCGCCACGCCCCCTGTCAAG AAGAAGCCCAAGTTATTGAATTTGAAAGATTCCTCTGTGGCAGAGGCCAGCAAGCATGGGGTTGGGACAGAATCTCTGTTCTTTGAGAAG GTGCGCAAAGCCTTGCGAAGCGCAGAAGCCTACGACAACTTCCTGCGGTGTCTGGTCATCTTTAATCAGGAGGTGATTTCCAGGGCTGAACTCGTGCAGCTGGTGCTGCCCTTTTTAGG AAAATTCCCTGAGCTGTTCAACTGGTTTAAAAATTTCCTGGGATATCGAGAAATGTCCCACATCGAAACGTACCCTAAGGAACGGGCCACCGAGGGCATCGCCATGGAGATTGATTATGCTTCCTGTAAGAGGCTAGGCTCCAGTTACAGAGCGTTGCCCAAAAGCTACCAGCAGCCCAAGTGTACCGGCAGAACTCCGCTTTGTAAAGAGGTAAGAGATGGGAAACGTTTTTCACTAAGTTCTTCAAGTACCAGTCAGTGTCTTATGATATTTAATGACATTATTTACATCCATatgactgtgtttgtttctgtccagGTCTTAAACGACACCTGGGTCTCCTTCCCCTCCTGGTCTGAGGACTCCACGTTTGTCAGCTCCAAGAAAACTCAGTACGAGGAGCATATCTACAGATGTGAGGATGAACGCTTTGAG TTGGATGTGGTACTGGAGACCAACCTCGCAGCTATCAGAGTCCTGGAGACAGTACAGCGAAAGTTGTCCCGCATGTCTGCGGAGGAGCAGGCCAAGTTCCGCTTGGACAACACACTGGGTGGCTCCTCGGAGGTTGTGCACCGCAAAGCCATCCAGAGGATATATGGAGACAAGGCGCCCGACATCATCGATGGCCTGAAGAAAAACCCTGCCGTTTCTGTCCCCATTGTGTTAAAGAG GTTAAAGACCAAGGAGGAAGAGTGGCGGGAAGCTCAGCGAGGCTTCAACAAGATCTGGAGGGAGCAGAACGAGAAGTATTACCTCAAGTCTCTCGACCATCAAGGCATCAACTTCAAACAGAATGACACCAAAGTGCTTCGATCCAAGTCCCTGTTGAACGAAATCGAAAGCATTTATGATGAG CGCCAGGAGCAGGCGTCTGAGGAGAACGCCACTCCACCCACAGGCCCCCACCTGACGCTGGCGTACGAGGACAGCCAGATCCTGGAGGACGCAGCGGCGCTCATCATCCACCATGTCAAGCGACAGACCAGCATTCAGAAGGAGGACAAATACAAGATCAAACAGATCATCTACCACTTCATCCCCGACATGCTGTTCGCCCAGCGGGGCGAGCTTTCTgacgtggaggaggaggaggaggaagaggagatggatCTGGAGGAAGGCGCTTCCAAAAAGCACAACGGCGTCCCGGGCAGCGGGAGTCCCTCTAAGTCCAAGCTGCTGTTCAGCAACACGGCGGCGCAAAAGCTGCGCAGCTGTGACGACGCCTACAACCTCTTCTACGTCAACAACAACTGGTACATCTTCCTGCGACTGCACCAGACGTTGTGCTCGCGTCTGCTGCGGCTTTACGGCCAGGCGGAGCGACAGATCGAAGAAGAGGTCAGAGAACGAGACTGGGAGAGGGAAGTCCTTGGActaaagaaggagaagaacGACAATCCAGCCATCCAGCTGAGACTGAAGGAGCCCA TGGACATTGAGGTGGAAGATTACTACTCAGCCTTCTTGGAGATGGTTAAGAATTTGCTGGATGGAAACATGGAGGCATCTCAGTACGAGGACTCGCTGAGGGAAATGTTCACCATTCACGCTTACATCGCCTTCACAATGGACAAGCTCATCCAAAGCATCGTCCGGCAG CTCCAGCACATCGTGAGCGATGAGATCTGTGTCCAAGTAACAGACCTCTACCTCTCAGAGAGCTCTAACGGCGCCAGCGGAGGAACCATGTCCACCCAGTCTTCACGCAGCTCTGCAGAAGCCATCTACCAGCGGAAAGCCGAACAGCTCATGTCTGACGAGAACTGCTTCAAG GTGATGTTTTTGAGGAACAGGGGCCAGGTGCAGCTCACAGTGGAGCTGCTcgacacagaggaggagaactCAGACGAGCCCATGGAGGCCGAG cgTTGGTCTGATTATGTTGGACGCTACTTAAACCCAGATTCCACCACACCTGAGCTGAGGGAGCATCTTGCTCAGAAGCCAGTTTTTCTTCCCAG GAATCTGAGACGGATCAGGAAGTACCAGAAGGGCCGAGAGCAGCTGGACAAAGAGGCCTGTGAGGGTGGCAAGAAATCTctggaaaaggagaaaatggagTGCATGTTCAAACTCAACTCGTACAAGATGGTTTATGTCTTTAAGTCTGAGGATTACATGTACCGCCGCACTGCCCTGCTGCGAGCTCATCAG TCGCACGAGAGGGTGAGTACACGGCTGCACAAGCGCTTCCAGGCCTGGGTGGATGCGTGGGTCAAGGAGCACGTCACCCGCGACATGAATGGCGAGACCAACAAGTGGCTAATGGGCGAAGGGCGTGACGGCCTATTACCCTGCACCACCACCCGCCAGCCAGAGGTCCTTCACTTCATGAACATCAACAAGTACAGAGTGAAATACGGCCCGCCCAACAAGGCGCCATAG